A window from Methylocystis sp. MJC1 encodes these proteins:
- a CDS encoding calcium:proton antiporter encodes MSGGRITIGGIIFPVLALGLAAAFAAGERWLNTMPPTLAWAPPLVAAILVIGSVFATLQHAERIGARVGEPLGTLVLTIAVTIIEVAIMASMTAHGSENPTEAREAVFSAIMIVCNGLVGLCLLLGGFRHGEQELHPMGASAYLAVLIALSMLTLIMPNYTTSTPGPTLSRAQLGFASALSILLYGAFLFIQTVRHRAYFIDAHMAAVGHVGAKPTRSEALVSLVGLGASLAGVSLLAEHVIPGLEEGLKWAGVEEVNPVTGAAVAALVLMPEGMNSVRAAARNALQTSLNGALGSVVATIGLTVPAVALMSLASDRQLVFGLDRRDSAMLVLTLMLSVVSFGAGRTNVLTGLVHLVVFAAYAFFLFAP; translated from the coding sequence ATGAGCGGCGGCAGGATCACGATCGGCGGCATTATTTTTCCAGTGCTCGCGCTCGGTCTCGCGGCGGCTTTCGCGGCAGGGGAGCGCTGGCTCAATACTATGCCGCCGACGCTCGCCTGGGCGCCGCCGCTCGTCGCCGCCATCCTCGTCATCGGGTCGGTTTTCGCGACGCTGCAGCACGCCGAGCGGATCGGCGCGAGGGTCGGCGAGCCCTTGGGCACGCTCGTGCTCACCATCGCCGTGACGATCATCGAGGTCGCCATCATGGCCTCGATGACCGCGCATGGCTCGGAAAATCCGACCGAGGCGCGCGAGGCTGTGTTCTCGGCGATCATGATCGTCTGCAACGGGCTCGTGGGCCTGTGCCTGCTGCTCGGCGGTTTCCGCCATGGCGAGCAGGAGCTTCATCCGATGGGCGCGAGCGCCTATCTCGCCGTGCTCATCGCGCTGTCGATGCTGACGCTCATCATGCCGAATTACACGACATCGACGCCGGGCCCGACGCTCTCGCGCGCGCAGCTCGGCTTCGCGAGCGCGCTCTCGATCCTGCTCTACGGCGCTTTTCTCTTCATCCAGACCGTGCGCCACCGCGCCTATTTTATCGACGCGCATATGGCGGCCGTGGGTCATGTCGGAGCAAAACCGACGCGGAGCGAGGCCTTGGTCTCGCTCGTCGGTCTCGGCGCGAGCCTAGCCGGCGTGTCGCTGCTCGCCGAGCATGTCATTCCGGGGCTCGAAGAAGGGCTGAAATGGGCGGGCGTCGAGGAGGTGAACCCTGTGACCGGCGCCGCCGTCGCCGCCCTCGTGCTCATGCCCGAAGGCATGAATTCGGTCCGCGCCGCCGCCCGCAACGCCTTGCAGACGAGCTTGAATGGGGCGCTCGGCTCGGTCGTGGCGACGATCGGGCTCACCGTGCCGGCCGTGGCGCTGATGAGCCTCGCCTCCGATCGCCAGCTCGTCTTCGGCCTCGATCGCCGCGACTCCGCCATGCTGGTTCTGACGCTGATGCTGTCCGTCGTCAGCTTCGGCGCGGGCCGCACCAATGTGCTCACCGGCCTTGTGCATCTCGTTGTCTTCGCGGCATATGCCTTCTTCTTATTTGCGCCATGA
- a CDS encoding glutathione S-transferase family protein: protein MSGDLIFYHSPNTRSSSVLILLEELDAPYTLKDLNFKIGAQREPEYLAVNPMGKVPAIEHNGALVTELGAVFIYLADAFPQKKLAPQIGDPLRGPYLRWLAFYGSAFEPAIMDRYTKQEPPKNMSAYGDFETVMAVINKQLAAGPYLLGARFSAADILWATALRWTTGFGLVPMTPEISAYIERVGSRPSVARVTETDKQLLAIHEAAAAAKG, encoded by the coding sequence ATGAGCGGCGATCTGATATTTTACCATTCTCCCAATACGCGTTCGTCCAGCGTGCTCATTCTGCTCGAGGAGCTCGACGCGCCCTACACTTTGAAAGACCTCAATTTCAAAATCGGCGCGCAGCGCGAGCCCGAATATCTCGCCGTCAATCCGATGGGGAAGGTTCCGGCCATCGAGCACAATGGCGCGCTGGTGACCGAACTCGGCGCGGTGTTCATCTATCTCGCTGACGCCTTCCCGCAAAAGAAGCTTGCGCCGCAGATCGGCGATCCGCTGCGCGGACCATATCTGCGTTGGCTCGCGTTCTACGGCTCGGCCTTCGAGCCGGCGATCATGGACCGCTACACGAAGCAAGAGCCGCCGAAGAACATGAGCGCCTACGGGGATTTCGAGACCGTGATGGCGGTGATCAACAAGCAGCTCGCGGCGGGGCCCTATCTGCTCGGCGCGCGCTTCTCAGCCGCCGACATTCTCTGGGCGACGGCGCTGCGCTGGACCACCGGCTTCGGCCTCGTCCCGATGACGCCCGAGATTTCCGCCTATATCGAGCGCGTGGGATCGCGGCCGTCGGTTGCGCGCGTTACGGAGACGGACAAGCAGCTTCTGGCGATTCACGAGGCGGCTGCGGCTGCGAAGGGGTGA
- the ung gene encoding uracil-DNA glycosylase, translating to MTKPVRIDESWKRHLATEFEKAYFTDLREFVRVEYASCAVYPPAAQIFRAFDECPFDEAKVVILGQDPYHGPGQANGLCFAVGAGVAPPPSLQNIFKEIEADLGHPVSRDPDLSRWAKQGVLLLNATLTVRASQAGSHQNKGWEQFTDAAVHALSREREGIVFMLWGSYARRKGAGIDRRKHLVLECAHPSPLSAHNGFFGCKHFSKANKYLVAHGQTPIEW from the coding sequence ATGACCAAGCCCGTTCGCATCGACGAAAGCTGGAAGAGACATCTCGCCACCGAATTCGAGAAGGCCTATTTCACCGACCTTCGCGAGTTCGTGCGCGTGGAATACGCTTCCTGCGCGGTCTATCCGCCGGCGGCGCAGATTTTTCGCGCTTTCGACGAATGTCCCTTTGACGAAGCGAAGGTCGTTATCCTCGGCCAGGACCCCTATCACGGGCCCGGCCAGGCGAATGGGCTTTGCTTCGCGGTCGGCGCCGGCGTCGCCCCGCCGCCTTCCTTGCAGAACATCTTCAAGGAAATCGAGGCCGATCTCGGCCATCCTGTGTCCCGCGACCCGGACCTCTCGCGCTGGGCGAAGCAGGGCGTGCTGCTCCTGAACGCGACGCTCACCGTGCGCGCGTCGCAGGCGGGCTCGCATCAGAACAAGGGCTGGGAGCAATTCACTGACGCCGCCGTCCATGCGCTGTCGCGCGAGCGTGAGGGGATCGTCTTCATGCTCTGGGGCTCTTATGCGCGGCGCAAGGGCGCCGGCATCGACCGCCGCAAGCATCTCGTGCTCGAATGCGCCCACCCCTCGCCGCTGTCAGCGCATAATGGCTTTTTCGGCTGCAAGCATTTCTCCAAGGCGAACAAATATCTCGTCGCGCATGGGCAGACGCCGATCGAGTGGTGA
- a CDS encoding DUF86 domain-containing protein, which translates to MGREILHVIDDILQEIAGVERVTAHKTLDDYKADWLLRHALQRAIEIISEASRALPEEAAATQPHIRWRAIRAIGNVLRHEYHSISDEIIWNVLRDELPPLKAAVEAIRQNVSAP; encoded by the coding sequence ATGGGAAGAGAAATCCTTCACGTCATTGACGACATCTTGCAGGAGATCGCGGGCGTCGAGCGGGTAACCGCGCATAAGACTCTCGACGATTACAAGGCTGATTGGTTGCTTCGGCACGCGCTTCAGCGGGCGATCGAAATCATTTCGGAGGCCAGCCGGGCCTTGCCCGAAGAAGCCGCCGCCACGCAACCACACATCCGTTGGCGGGCCATTCGCGCCATTGGCAATGTGCTGAGGCACGAATACCATTCCATCTCGGACGAAATCATTTGGAACGTCCTGCGCGACGAGCTGCCTCCCCTGAAAGCCGCCGTCGAAGCGATCAGACAGAATGTCAGCGCTCCATGA
- a CDS encoding nucleotidyltransferase family protein — translation MDRATAIAKLGRIADAVKTRGAISLYLYGSTARDEAGADSDLDLFIDYDPASRFNALDLVDIKHFLEDELQTRVDLTTRDGLHPRLREKIEKSAMRVF, via the coding sequence ATGGACAGAGCTACGGCCATCGCGAAGCTTGGGAGGATTGCCGACGCGGTTAAAACGCGAGGAGCGATCTCCCTATATCTTTACGGTTCGACGGCCCGCGACGAAGCGGGCGCCGATAGCGATCTCGACCTCTTCATCGATTACGATCCGGCCAGCCGCTTCAACGCATTGGACCTTGTCGACATCAAGCATTTTCTCGAGGATGAATTGCAGACCCGCGTCGACCTGACGACGCGTGATGGGCTGCATCCGCGTTTGCGCGAAAAAATCGAGAAATCAGCCATGCGTGTCTTTTGA
- the tolB gene encoding Tol-Pal system beta propeller repeat protein TolB: MTRLITRRAAAGLFAGAALAPFAPARAGRVIDLKGGGFQPTNIAVAPFVGDEAARTITSVATNNFKRSVFLRPVDANVGEAGSPDQPDLGVYKTANAQFVLTGRSVRAGDGRLKTEFRLFDVTTGEQVAGQQYVTEASNLRRVAHLLSDAVFSRITGEKGFFDTRIVFVDESGPKDKRRKRLAMMDQDGANVRYLTRGDELVVTPRFSPSSLDVTYMAFNDEGEPKVLLMNIENSQREVVGNFPGMTFSPRFSPDGQKIIMSLSQGSSTNLYTMDLRSRTTTRLTDTSAIDTAPSYSPDGARICFESDRGGSQQIYVMGAHGGEAKRISFGGGRYSTPVWSPKGDYIAFTKQNGGNFSIGVMKTDGSGERILTEGFHNEGPTWAPNGLFLMFFRESGGAGGPKIYMVDVFGRSEALVPTPNYASDPAWGPLQD, translated from the coding sequence ATGACCCGCCTCATCACCCGCCGCGCCGCCGCCGGCCTCTTCGCCGGCGCCGCTCTCGCGCCTTTCGCGCCCGCACGGGCCGGCCGCGTCATCGACCTCAAAGGCGGCGGCTTTCAGCCGACGAATATCGCCGTCGCCCCTTTCGTCGGCGACGAAGCCGCGCGCACGATCACCTCCGTCGCGACCAATAATTTCAAGCGCTCCGTCTTCCTGCGCCCGGTCGACGCCAATGTCGGCGAGGCCGGCTCGCCCGACCAGCCGGATTTGGGTGTCTATAAAACAGCCAACGCGCAATTCGTTCTCACCGGCCGCTCGGTGCGCGCCGGCGACGGACGCCTCAAGACAGAGTTCCGCCTCTTCGACGTCACCACTGGCGAGCAGGTCGCCGGCCAGCAATATGTGACGGAAGCCTCCAACCTGCGCCGCGTCGCGCATCTTCTCTCGGACGCGGTTTTCAGCCGCATCACCGGCGAGAAGGGTTTCTTCGACACGCGCATCGTTTTCGTCGACGAAAGCGGCCCCAAGGACAAGCGCCGCAAGCGCCTCGCCATGATGGATCAGGACGGCGCCAATGTGCGCTATCTGACCCGGGGCGACGAGCTCGTCGTCACCCCGCGCTTCTCGCCCTCCTCGCTCGACGTCACCTATATGGCCTTCAACGACGAGGGCGAGCCGAAAGTTCTCCTGATGAACATCGAGAACAGCCAGCGGGAGGTCGTCGGCAATTTCCCCGGCATGACTTTCTCGCCGCGCTTCTCGCCTGACGGGCAGAAGATCATCATGTCGCTGTCACAGGGCTCGTCGACCAATCTCTATACGATGGACCTGCGCTCGCGCACCACGACGCGGCTGACCGACACCAGCGCCATCGACACGGCGCCCTCCTATTCGCCGGACGGCGCGCGCATCTGCTTCGAGAGCGATCGCGGCGGCTCGCAGCAGATCTACGTCATGGGCGCGCATGGCGGCGAGGCCAAGCGCATCTCCTTCGGCGGCGGCCGCTATTCGACGCCCGTGTGGAGCCCCAAGGGCGACTACATCGCCTTCACCAAGCAGAACGGCGGCAATTTCTCGATCGGCGTGATGAAGACCGACGGCTCGGGCGAGCGCATCCTGACCGAGGGCTTCCACAATGAGGGACCCACCTGGGCGCCCAACGGGCTGTTCCTGATGTTCTTCCGCGAAAGCGGCGGCGCGGGCGGGCCGAAGATTTACATGGTCGACGTCTTCGGCCGCTCGGAAGCGCTGGTGCCGACGCCGAACTACGCCAGTGATCCGGCCTGGGGGCCTTTGCAGGATTGA
- a CDS encoding cell envelope biogenesis protein TolA, translating into MRVSRSEPGVVISSAAHAGLLVAALVLFSDAKKFEDAQETIPVEVVTDDALTRVTKGEKTARDPKPAPRVDKVAKESETRPHPPIAEAKKDVPTPPPSLKRLPDPGADDKPEPTPPKRVAALPPAPEPPERPVEKKPEPLKPVEKPAEAKPTPSVKPKAAAPEEKPLEEPKEAEVVKPKPPVRPKPEKEAKEEPKPAPEKPKETRLKTDEVAKLLQSKKAEEKPAKPQNSAEGETAEKSAKGAKPKSGDENAPKSKFDAANIANLLSKEAPQRRESTGKEIKTASLGAPEGAAPKMSASMEARIASYIHDHYHPCWASGLSLGGATFAPVVEFHLSREGALEGRPRLVNPSANPVEQARGEQAVQAVRRCSPMRIPPEFMPYYEEALHEVTIRFQDAN; encoded by the coding sequence ATGAGAGTTTCGCGCTCCGAGCCAGGCGTTGTCATCTCTTCCGCGGCCCATGCGGGCCTGCTGGTGGCGGCGCTTGTCTTGTTTTCGGACGCGAAGAAATTCGAGGACGCTCAGGAGACAATCCCCGTCGAGGTCGTCACCGACGACGCGCTCACGCGGGTGACGAAGGGCGAGAAGACAGCGCGCGATCCAAAGCCCGCGCCGCGCGTCGACAAGGTCGCCAAGGAGAGCGAGACCAGGCCGCATCCGCCGATCGCGGAAGCCAAGAAGGATGTGCCGACCCCTCCCCCCTCCTTGAAGCGCCTGCCCGACCCCGGCGCCGACGACAAGCCCGAGCCGACGCCCCCCAAACGCGTCGCCGCTCTGCCGCCCGCGCCGGAGCCGCCGGAACGCCCGGTCGAGAAAAAGCCCGAGCCGCTTAAGCCTGTCGAAAAGCCCGCCGAGGCGAAGCCGACGCCGTCCGTCAAACCGAAGGCGGCTGCGCCGGAGGAGAAGCCGCTGGAGGAGCCCAAGGAGGCCGAGGTCGTGAAGCCGAAGCCCCCCGTGCGCCCCAAGCCGGAGAAGGAAGCGAAGGAAGAGCCCAAGCCTGCGCCCGAGAAGCCGAAAGAGACGCGGCTGAAGACGGACGAAGTGGCGAAACTGCTCCAAAGCAAGAAGGCCGAGGAAAAGCCGGCGAAGCCTCAAAATAGCGCGGAAGGCGAAACGGCGGAGAAGAGCGCCAAGGGCGCGAAGCCCAAGTCCGGCGACGAGAACGCGCCCAAGTCGAAATTCGACGCGGCCAACATCGCCAATCTCCTGAGCAAGGAGGCGCCGCAGCGCCGTGAATCCACGGGCAAAGAAATCAAAACCGCGTCGCTCGGCGCGCCGGAGGGAGCCGCCCCAAAGATGTCGGCGTCGATGGAGGCGCGCATCGCCTCCTACATCCACGATCACTATCACCCCTGCTGGGCCTCGGGCCTCTCGCTGGGCGGCGCCACCTTCGCGCCGGTCGTGGAATTTCACTTGTCGCGCGAGGGCGCGCTGGAAGGCCGCCCGCGCCTGGTGAACCCTTCCGCCAATCCGGTGGAGCAGGCGCGCGGCGAGCAAGCGGTGCAGGCCGTGCGCCGCTGCAGTCCGATGCGGATTCCGCCGGAATTCATGCCTTATTACGAGGAAGCGCTGCATGAAGTGACCATCCGCTTCCAGGATGCGAATTGA
- a CDS encoding ExbD/TolR family protein: MGASVSTPGRKGGRRRRGVPRYGAMAEINMTPFIDVMLVLLIIFMVAAPLLATGVAVDLPQTKAGQLNIDQKPVSIAIDDKGQIFLMDQPVEVAQLIDKLKDAAKQGFDERIYVRGSKAVNYGRVAEVMSLVTTAGYKKVALVTEQEKK; encoded by the coding sequence ATGGGCGCCTCGGTTTCCACTCCCGGGCGTAAGGGCGGCAGGCGCCGGCGCGGCGTGCCGCGCTACGGCGCGATGGCTGAAATCAACATGACGCCGTTCATCGACGTCATGCTGGTGCTGCTCATCATCTTCATGGTCGCGGCGCCCTTGCTCGCGACCGGCGTCGCCGTTGATCTGCCGCAGACCAAGGCGGGCCAGCTCAATATCGACCAGAAGCCCGTCTCGATCGCCATCGACGACAAGGGCCAGATCTTCCTCATGGATCAGCCGGTCGAGGTGGCGCAGCTCATCGACAAGCTCAAGGACGCCGCAAAACAGGGCTTCGACGAGCGCATCTATGTGCGCGGCTCCAAGGCGGTGAATTACGGCCGCGTGGCCGAAGTCATGTCGCTTGTCACGACGGCGGGCTACAAGAAGGTCGCTCTGGTGACGGAGCAGGAGAAGAAGTGA
- the tolQ gene encoding protein TolQ yields MNPTDIAATAAGAAPAADITIWSMFWGAHIVVKFVMVGLLLASVWCWAIIIDKTLLFSRLRRAMDRFEESFWSGNSLEELYGKLSERPTTGMATLFVAAMKEWKRSFQTGASASFMGLQARIEKVLDVSIAREVEKLESNLLVLATVASAGPFVGLFGTVWGIMTSFRSIAASKNTSLAVVAPGIAEALLATAIGLFAAIPALIAYNKMQGDVAKAQARMESFADEFSAILSRQIDQHAANRDRAA; encoded by the coding sequence ATGAATCCAACCGACATCGCCGCGACAGCCGCAGGCGCCGCCCCCGCCGCCGACATCACCATTTGGAGCATGTTCTGGGGCGCGCATATCGTCGTGAAATTCGTGATGGTGGGCCTGCTCCTCGCCTCGGTCTGGTGCTGGGCGATCATCATCGACAAGACGCTGCTCTTCTCGCGCCTTCGCCGGGCGATGGATCGTTTCGAGGAGAGCTTCTGGTCGGGCAATTCGCTGGAGGAGCTCTACGGCAAGCTCTCCGAGCGCCCGACCACCGGCATGGCGACGCTTTTCGTCGCGGCGATGAAGGAATGGAAGCGCTCCTTCCAGACGGGCGCCAGCGCCAGCTTCATGGGCTTGCAGGCGCGCATCGAGAAGGTGCTCGACGTCTCCATCGCCCGCGAGGTCGAGAAGCTCGAATCCAATCTGCTCGTGCTCGCGACGGTGGCTTCGGCGGGCCCCTTCGTCGGCCTCTTCGGCACGGTCTGGGGCATCATGACCTCCTTCCGCTCGATCGCCGCCTCGAAGAACACCTCTCTCGCGGTCGTGGCGCCGGGCATTGCGGAGGCGTTGCTCGCCACCGCCATCGGCCTTTTCGCCGCCATTCCGGCGCTCATCGCCTACAATAAGATGCAGGGCGACGTCGCCAAGGCGCAGGCGCGCATGGAGAGCTTCGCCGACGAATTCTCGGCCATTCTCTCCCGCCAGATCGACCAGCACGCGGCCAACCGCGATCGGGCGGCCTGA
- the ybgC gene encoding tol-pal system-associated acyl-CoA thioesterase: MIPHILPVRVYWEDTDASGLVYHASYIRFMERGRTELLRDIGLDQRRLLQGAPGSPSFFVVRAMNIEFIKSAIMDDLLSIETIVTDIGGASVTMHQRVLRGAEVLATAQVKAVCVEHGRAKRLSPALRAKFETALAAAPETVTNS; this comes from the coding sequence ATGATCCCCCACATCCTCCCCGTCCGCGTCTATTGGGAAGACACCGACGCCTCCGGCCTCGTCTATCACGCCTCCTATATCCGCTTCATGGAGCGCGGGCGTACGGAGCTTTTGCGCGACATCGGGCTCGACCAACGGCGCCTGCTCCAAGGCGCCCCAGGTTCGCCGAGCTTTTTCGTGGTGCGGGCCATGAACATCGAGTTCATCAAGTCAGCGATCATGGACGATCTGCTTTCGATCGAGACCATCGTCACTGACATTGGCGGCGCTTCCGTCACAATGCATCAGCGCGTCCTGCGCGGGGCGGAGGTCCTGGCGACTGCGCAAGTAAAAGCCGTCTGCGTCGAGCACGGCCGCGCCAAGCGTCTGTCGCCCGCGCTGCGCGCCAAATTCGAAACCGCGCTCGCGGCGGCCCCGGAAACCGTCACCAATTCTTAA
- a CDS encoding type II toxin-antitoxin system RelE/ParE family toxin has product MKQPMRLDISDNAKSDLSEILAYLEQRSTRAAAALSDTLEAAILRLGDFRELGRVRPEYGRGLRTLVCENYIILYSFDATADLVLRVLDGRMDIEAQLDK; this is encoded by the coding sequence GTGAAGCAGCCGATGCGTCTCGATATTTCCGACAACGCAAAGAGCGATCTTTCGGAAATACTCGCCTATCTCGAGCAGCGAAGCACCCGCGCGGCCGCCGCGCTTTCAGACACATTGGAAGCCGCCATCTTGCGCCTCGGCGATTTCCGGGAACTGGGCCGCGTGCGGCCAGAATATGGGCGGGGGTTGCGCACGCTCGTCTGTGAAAATTACATCATCCTTTACAGCTTTGACGCGACCGCCGACCTCGTCTTGCGCGTGCTCGACGGCCGCATGGATATTGAGGCGCAGCTCGATAAATGA
- a CDS encoding PepSY domain-containing protein, whose product MRLLFFVHRWVGVALALFMLLWFSSGLIIANSGSIALSRSAQLAHAQNLAPAAGWLSLGEALQRSGWKGAVSEARLLRLGEEPAWIVESEDGKRVPLSALDGRRIEVTTPVAQRIAYDWLATAQGVAYLDTVDTVIGLRNAEALKPFHRFSTDDGVIVVVSAKSGEVLQAATRAQRILYYVGGWVHLFRPLDLLGAGEWRRTALTYAGLFAFVGALTGVIIGWLKWKPGFFGRPTYWRGRTQPYRETWFKYHFWAGLIGGVFALIWAGSGFLSTNPGDIFSPTMPSREELARYRGGDLPRIAKEWAPSNESVGTDIVELRWSRLGDDAVLIGYDRDGARRALSIACAQTGFDETALVAAAQRLADETKIAATERIEDYDSYYFAGHGQGVFDRPLPALRVDLADSLHGALYLDPQDGRLLLKIDDKRRAWRWLYSAAHHWDFGWFAHHPLARRVWIMTWVLFGLTLATSAVVLAWRRLRRSLPQRAAAEPSRQATVPAE is encoded by the coding sequence ATGCGGCTGCTCTTTTTCGTTCATCGCTGGGTGGGCGTCGCGCTCGCTCTCTTCATGCTGCTGTGGTTCTCCTCGGGCCTGATCATCGCCAATTCGGGCTCGATAGCCCTCTCGCGAAGCGCGCAACTGGCGCACGCCCAGAACCTTGCTCCCGCCGCCGGCTGGCTCTCGCTCGGCGAGGCGCTGCAGCGAAGCGGATGGAAGGGCGCCGTCAGTGAGGCGCGGCTGCTGCGTCTCGGAGAGGAGCCGGCCTGGATCGTCGAGAGCGAGGACGGCAAGCGCGTTCCCTTGTCTGCGCTCGACGGACGCCGGATCGAGGTCACGACGCCGGTCGCGCAACGGATCGCCTACGACTGGCTGGCGACGGCCCAGGGCGTCGCCTATCTCGATACCGTCGACACGGTGATCGGCCTGCGCAACGCCGAAGCGCTGAAACCCTTTCATCGCTTCTCGACCGACGACGGCGTGATTGTCGTCGTATCGGCGAAAAGCGGCGAGGTGCTGCAGGCGGCGACCCGCGCACAACGCATCCTCTATTACGTCGGCGGCTGGGTGCATCTCTTCCGGCCGCTCGATCTCCTGGGCGCCGGAGAATGGCGTCGAACCGCGCTGACCTATGCGGGCCTCTTCGCCTTCGTCGGCGCGCTGACCGGCGTCATCATCGGCTGGCTGAAATGGAAGCCCGGCTTTTTCGGCCGGCCGACCTATTGGCGCGGCCGCACGCAGCCCTATCGCGAAACCTGGTTCAAATATCACTTCTGGGCGGGGCTCATCGGCGGCGTTTTCGCGCTGATATGGGCCGGCAGCGGCTTTCTCTCGACCAATCCGGGCGACATCTTCTCTCCGACGATGCCGAGCCGCGAGGAGCTTGCGCGCTATCGCGGCGGCGACCTGCCGCGCATCGCGAAGGAGTGGGCTCCGTCGAACGAATCCGTCGGGACGGACATTGTGGAATTGCGTTGGTCGCGTCTCGGCGACGACGCCGTGCTGATCGGGTACGACCGCGACGGCGCCCGCCGCGCGCTGTCGATCGCTTGCGCGCAGACGGGCTTCGACGAGACGGCGCTGGTCGCCGCGGCGCAGCGTCTCGCCGACGAGACCAAGATCGCCGCGACGGAGCGCATCGAGGACTATGACAGCTATTATTTCGCCGGCCATGGCCAAGGCGTGTTCGATCGGCCGCTGCCGGCGCTGCGCGTCGATCTCGCCGACTCGCTGCATGGCGCGCTTTATCTCGACCCGCAGGACGGCCGCCTGCTGCTCAAGATCGACGACAAGCGCCGCGCCTGGCGCTGGCTGTATTCCGCCGCGCATCACTGGGATTTCGGCTGGTTCGCCCATCACCCGCTGGCGCGGCGCGTCTGGATCATGACCTGGGTCCTGTTCGGCCTGACGTTGGCGACGAGCGCCGTCGTGCTCGCCTGGCGACGCCTGCGGCGCAGCCTCCCCCAGCGCGCCGCCGCGGAGCCGTCGCGACAGGCGACTGTCCCGGCGGAATAA
- the ruvB gene encoding Holliday junction branch migration DNA helicase RuvB, protein MTTPPRRLVSPEQRDDDTDSSLRPLTLADFTGQEAARKNLKIFIEAAKTRGDPLDHVLFVGPPGLGKTTLAQIVAREMGVNFRSTSGPVIAKAGDLAAQLTNLEPRDVLFIDEIHRLNPAVEEILYPAMEDFQLDLIIGEGPAARSVKIDLAKFTLVGATTRAGLLTTPLRDRFGIPVRLNFYTPAELELIVKRGARVIGVGMSDEGAREIARRSRGTPRIAGRLLRRVRDFAVVEGAATITRELADSSLCLLEVDSIGLDIMDRRYLDMVALNFGGGPVGIETIAAALSEPRDAIEDIIEPYLLQQGFLQRTPRGRLLTPHAFRHLGLAEPARPAGQFGLFGEED, encoded by the coding sequence TTGACCACCCCTCCCCGGCGCTTAGTCAGCCCAGAACAGCGCGACGACGACACCGATTCCAGCCTGCGGCCGCTGACGCTCGCCGATTTCACCGGCCAGGAGGCGGCGCGCAAGAACCTGAAAATCTTCATCGAGGCCGCAAAAACGCGCGGTGACCCGCTCGACCATGTGCTGTTCGTCGGCCCGCCCGGCCTCGGGAAAACCACGCTCGCACAGATCGTGGCGCGCGAGATGGGGGTCAATTTCCGCTCGACCTCCGGCCCGGTCATCGCCAAGGCGGGCGATCTGGCGGCGCAGCTCACCAATCTCGAGCCGCGCGACGTGCTCTTCATCGACGAAATCCACCGGCTCAATCCGGCGGTGGAAGAAATCCTCTACCCCGCCATGGAGGATTTCCAGCTCGATCTCATCATCGGCGAGGGGCCGGCGGCGCGCTCGGTGAAGATCGACCTCGCCAAATTCACGCTCGTGGGCGCCACGACCCGCGCCGGCCTGCTGACGACGCCGCTGCGCGACCGTTTCGGCATTCCGGTGCGGCTGAATTTCTACACGCCCGCGGAATTGGAGCTGATCGTCAAGCGGGGCGCGCGCGTCATCGGCGTCGGCATGAGCGACGAAGGCGCGAGAGAGATCGCGCGCCGCTCGCGCGGCACGCCGCGCATTGCGGGGCGCCTGCTGCGCCGGGTGCGCGACTTCGCGGTTGTCGAAGGCGCCGCGACGATCACGCGGGAGCTCGCTGACAGTTCGCTTTGCCTGCTCGAAGTCGACTCGATCGGCCTCGACATCATGGATCGTCGTTACCTCGACATGGTCGCGCTGAATTTCGGCGGCGGTCCGGTGGGGATCGAGACGATCGCCGCAGCTCTGTCGGAGCCGCGCGACGCGATCGAGGACATTATCGAACCCTATCTGCTGCAGCAGGGATTTCTGCAGCGCACGCCGCGCGGAAGGCTGCTGACGCCGCACGCCTTTCGGCATTTGGGGCTCGCGGAGCCTGCACGGCCGGCTGGGCAGTTCGGATTGTTTGGGGAAGAGGACTAA